A genomic segment from Streptomyces sp. TLI_235 encodes:
- a CDS encoding NAD(P)-dependent dehydrogenase (short-subunit alcohol dehydrogenase family), which produces MSLAGKKIVIIGGTSGIGFAVAQQAAAAGADVVVASSNQDRVDAATRRLGEPAEGRRLDVADGNAIAAFFEQVGEFDHLVYTAGESLLIKPLVDTTPEEARAVFERRFWGAFLSAKYAAPRLRDGGSITFSSGVLAIRPLSGTALTAGITGGIEALSRALAVELAPLRVNVIQPGVIRTELWDGSVPDPEAFLQGAGSELLTRRVGTAEEAAAAYLFVLANAYVTGTTLAIDGGAALV; this is translated from the coding sequence ATGTCTCTGGCTGGCAAGAAGATCGTGATCATCGGCGGAACCTCCGGCATCGGCTTCGCGGTAGCCCAACAGGCCGCGGCGGCTGGCGCGGACGTCGTGGTCGCCTCCAGCAATCAGGACCGCGTGGACGCCGCGACGAGGCGGTTGGGCGAGCCGGCCGAAGGCCGCCGCCTGGACGTCGCCGACGGCAACGCCATCGCCGCGTTCTTCGAGCAGGTCGGGGAGTTCGACCACCTCGTCTACACCGCGGGCGAATCTCTGCTGATCAAGCCGTTGGTCGACACCACCCCGGAGGAGGCCAGGGCCGTCTTCGAGCGCCGGTTCTGGGGCGCGTTCCTCTCCGCCAAGTACGCTGCACCGCGACTGCGCGACGGCGGCTCGATCACTTTCAGCTCCGGCGTCCTCGCGATCCGCCCCCTGTCCGGAACCGCGCTCACGGCAGGTATCACCGGCGGCATCGAGGCCCTGTCCCGGGCACTCGCCGTCGAACTCGCCCCTCTGCGCGTCAACGTGATCCAGCCCGGTGTGATCCGCACCGAGCTGTGGGACGGCAGTGTCCCGGACCCGGAGGCTTTCCTCCAGGGCGCCGGGTCCGAGCTGCTCACGCGGCGTGTCGGCACTGCCGAGGAAGCCGCGGCGGCCTATCTCTTCGTCTTGGCCAACGCCTACGTCACCGGCACCACGCTCGCGATAGACGGCGG
- a CDS encoding AraC-like DNA-binding protein: MDILSDTLEVLRTGRPMVTRTDAHAPWALRFQPISGAGFHVVVEGHCHLLPLHGQPLALGPGDIVFLQRGSGHTLCDVPGRDPVDFVPERVDRSSPIGQVTVDGPGPHTVLVCGAYAIDVDRPHPLFSDLPEVIHLPAVPGRHPVLRSAVDQLCAEFHTPQPGSDAVVTALIDLLLLYILRSWYAELPKERTRGWTAALTDPAVAPALKAIHDDPGHPWTVESLGTRAGLSRAVFARRFASVVGEPPLTYLTKWRMATAARLLHQSPAPLSTIAQHTGYTSEFAFAKAFKRHFGSPPGAYRKQVKTAGDEPRGYN, encoded by the coding sequence ATGGACATCCTGAGCGACACCCTCGAAGTCCTGCGGACGGGACGCCCGATGGTGACTCGCACCGACGCGCACGCCCCGTGGGCCCTGAGGTTCCAACCCATCTCAGGAGCCGGATTCCACGTGGTCGTGGAAGGGCACTGCCACCTGCTGCCACTGCACGGCCAACCGCTCGCGCTCGGACCCGGCGACATCGTGTTCCTGCAGCGCGGCAGCGGACACACCCTGTGCGACGTGCCGGGCCGCGATCCGGTGGACTTCGTACCGGAGCGCGTGGACCGTTCTTCGCCGATCGGCCAGGTCACCGTGGACGGACCGGGGCCGCACACGGTGCTGGTGTGCGGCGCGTACGCGATCGACGTTGATCGCCCGCATCCGCTGTTCAGCGATCTACCGGAGGTCATCCACCTCCCCGCGGTTCCGGGGCGCCACCCGGTGCTGCGCTCGGCGGTCGATCAGCTGTGCGCCGAGTTCCACACGCCGCAGCCGGGCTCGGACGCGGTCGTCACGGCGCTCATCGATCTGCTGCTGCTGTACATCCTCCGGTCGTGGTACGCCGAACTGCCGAAGGAGCGGACCCGGGGTTGGACGGCTGCGCTGACCGACCCGGCAGTCGCCCCGGCCCTGAAGGCGATCCACGACGATCCCGGCCATCCCTGGACCGTGGAGTCGCTGGGCACCCGCGCCGGGCTGTCCCGCGCGGTGTTCGCCCGCCGCTTCGCCTCGGTGGTCGGCGAGCCGCCGTTGACCTACCTGACCAAGTGGCGGATGGCCACCGCGGCGCGGTTGCTGCACCAATCGCCGGCCCCGCTGAGCACAATCGCGCAGCACACGGGGTACACGTCGGAGTTCGCCTTCGCCAAAGCTTTCAAACGACACTTCGGATCGCCGCCGGGGGCCTACCGCAAGCAGGTCAAGACGGCAGGCGACGAACCACGCGGATACAACTGA
- a CDS encoding IS4 family transposase, with the protein MTLVGLSRWTGCATSWTCRSAFRAVIGGLNSAPIRRRISGTQVKLPVGDRLSDRIALGVLTRAFPPELIDEVVAECGRVEQRHRLLPARVVVYFVLAMCLFFGQGYEEVARLLVQGLEREGRWAKVWRVPRTAAIGRARLRLGPEPLRALFGRVCRPVAIARTPGAWYRGWRLVAVDGTVFDVPDTAANAEFFGRPGTSRGQGRSAYPQARVVALAECGTHAVFAAEVGPLSVHETVLAEGLFPALTEGMLVLADRGFCGLDLWRAAKAGGADLLWRVRSVVVLPVLETLEDGSYLSEIVAARDHYRRADPERVRVVEYTLGSDGTVYRLITSILDPHEAPATELAALYAQRWEIETTLDEIKTHQGGPNLVLRSQHPRGVEQEVFAFLLVHHALRDLMHRAALRDGHDPDRISFTRTLRIVRRHVTGQAALPPSRLARATTRSLREITERLLPARRLRSNPRVIKRKMSNWALKRTEHHNPPGPPASTVHLVAPTKAHSKRNKAT; encoded by the coding sequence GTGACTTTGGTTGGTCTGAGTCGTTGGACGGGTTGTGCCACGTCCTGGACGTGCAGGAGTGCGTTCAGGGCTGTGATCGGTGGGCTGAACAGTGCGCCGATCAGGCGGCGGATCTCCGGGACCCAGGTGAAGTTGCCGGTGGGTGACCGGTTGTCGGATCGGATCGCGTTGGGTGTGTTGACGCGGGCTTTCCCGCCCGAGTTGATCGACGAGGTGGTCGCGGAGTGCGGTCGGGTCGAGCAGCGGCATCGGCTGCTTCCGGCGCGGGTGGTGGTCTACTTCGTGCTGGCGATGTGCCTGTTCTTCGGGCAGGGCTATGAGGAGGTGGCCCGGCTTCTCGTGCAGGGGTTGGAGCGGGAGGGCCGGTGGGCGAAGGTGTGGCGGGTGCCGAGGACGGCGGCGATCGGCCGGGCCCGTCTGCGGTTGGGTCCGGAGCCGTTGCGGGCCCTGTTCGGCAGGGTCTGCCGGCCGGTGGCCATCGCCCGGACACCGGGCGCCTGGTATCGGGGTTGGCGGCTGGTCGCGGTGGACGGCACGGTCTTCGATGTTCCGGACACGGCGGCGAACGCGGAGTTCTTCGGCCGGCCGGGCACCAGTCGCGGTCAGGGCCGCAGCGCATACCCGCAGGCCAGGGTGGTGGCGCTGGCCGAATGCGGCACGCACGCGGTGTTCGCGGCCGAGGTGGGGCCGCTGTCCGTCCACGAGACCGTCCTGGCCGAGGGGCTGTTCCCTGCGCTGACCGAGGGCATGCTTGTGCTCGCCGACCGGGGGTTTTGCGGCCTGGATCTGTGGCGGGCCGCAAAGGCGGGCGGCGCCGATCTGCTGTGGCGGGTGCGGAGCGTGGTCGTGCTGCCGGTCCTTGAGACGCTTGAGGACGGCTCCTACCTGTCGGAGATCGTCGCCGCGCGGGATCACTACCGGCGTGCGGACCCGGAACGGGTGCGGGTCGTCGAGTACACACTCGGCAGCGACGGCACCGTCTACCGACTCATCACCAGCATCCTCGACCCGCATGAGGCGCCGGCCACGGAGCTCGCCGCCCTGTACGCCCAGCGATGGGAGATCGAGACCACCCTCGACGAGATCAAGACCCACCAGGGCGGACCCAATCTCGTCCTGCGTTCCCAGCACCCGCGCGGCGTCGAGCAGGAGGTCTTCGCGTTCCTGCTGGTCCACCATGCCCTGCGCGACCTGATGCACCGGGCCGCGCTGCGGGACGGCCACGACCCGGACCGGATCTCCTTCACCCGTACCCTTCGCATCGTCCGCCGCCACGTCACCGGGCAGGCGGCGCTTCCCCCCTCCCGACTCGCCCGGGCCACCACCCGGAGCCTGCGTGAGATCACCGAACGACTCCTGCCTGCACGGCGGTTGCGCTCCAA